The following are encoded in a window of Vibrio azureus genomic DNA:
- a CDS encoding integrating conjugative element protein codes for MKLPFLTLLIALPISSASSSPINVSIDGSDILHYTLGGGSIVRHPARERKLNSAKLGLGWDMNLQCGLLDPKLTIKNQLNGLTEGFQDTMGSMLDNATAAVSALPGRYIQKKDPGLYDMLSNGVLQGKFDFADINTSCENMATTMVEMTGDAYGTMAKAKAWSQAVKSGDAVQAKKDVDKDMGDSGITWKDGRSAGGRNQPAINATKDAVEAGFTMLSQRSQKAKKEGLYRYWDSQKDMSEWVTGVIGSQSVQTGVDKSKTGATPGIGLSQEVSKHSQKLELELRDAVTEQKETSHFPKALIEALKESQVDKNTLSRIASELALSHAIEKALYARRTLLTGKYEVNIAQHNAAQDDIDDAVTRLEREIDMLRYEAEVRQQVGTRTAQAVVDDYRYQRPQVRPSTKTAPSQFLKRDRFSNRTQGEE; via the coding sequence ATGAAACTCCCCTTTTTAACGCTGCTTATCGCTCTGCCCATTTCCTCAGCATCGAGCTCACCGATTAACGTAAGCATCGACGGCTCTGACATTCTCCACTACACACTGGGCGGTGGCTCCATCGTTCGTCATCCCGCTAGAGAACGAAAGCTCAACTCCGCCAAGCTTGGTTTAGGCTGGGACATGAATCTGCAGTGCGGTCTGCTCGACCCCAAGCTGACCATCAAAAATCAGCTCAACGGCTTGACCGAAGGCTTTCAAGACACCATGGGAAGCATGCTTGATAACGCTACCGCAGCCGTGAGCGCTTTGCCTGGTCGCTACATCCAAAAGAAAGATCCCGGTCTCTACGACATGTTGAGTAATGGTGTACTGCAAGGCAAGTTCGATTTTGCCGACATTAATACCTCATGTGAAAACATGGCCACAACCATGGTGGAAATGACCGGTGATGCTTATGGCACGATGGCCAAAGCCAAAGCTTGGAGCCAAGCAGTCAAAAGTGGCGATGCCGTCCAAGCCAAAAAAGACGTCGATAAGGACATGGGGGATTCCGGTATTACCTGGAAAGATGGTCGCTCTGCAGGGGGGCGCAATCAACCCGCCATTAATGCCACCAAAGACGCTGTAGAAGCGGGGTTCACCATGCTCAGTCAACGCAGTCAAAAGGCCAAAAAAGAAGGGCTTTATCGTTACTGGGATTCGCAGAAGGACATGAGCGAGTGGGTGACTGGCGTGATTGGCAGTCAATCTGTCCAAACGGGCGTGGACAAATCTAAGACCGGCGCAACACCGGGGATCGGTTTAAGCCAAGAAGTGAGTAAACACAGCCAAAAATTGGAGTTGGAACTGCGTGATGCGGTGACAGAGCAAAAGGAGACCTCTCACTTTCCTAAAGCACTCATCGAGGCCCTCAAAGAGAGCCAAGTGGATAAAAATACGTTGTCACGTATTGCAAGCGAACTGGCCCTATCTCATGCGATAGAAAAAGCGCTGTATGCACGTCGCACTTTACTGACAGGAAAATACGAAGTGAATATCGCTCAGCATAATGCGGCTCAAGACGACATCGATGATGCGGTGACGCGTCTTGAACGTGAAATTGACATGCTGCGCTACGAAGCGGAAGTGCGCCAACAGGTAGGGACTCGAACCGCTCAAGCCGTTGTGGATGATTACCGCTATCAAAGACCTCAGGTGCGTCCTTCAACTAAGACGGCACCATCCCAGTTCTTAAAAAGAGACCGTTTTAGCAACCGAACTCAAGGAGAGGAGTAA
- a CDS encoding TIGR03749 family integrating conjugative element protein: protein MIRLFLILSMIVSTQVVAQTPRAMEWQGIPLSIVLDPHQESILDIGEPVSIAIPAHLNHTLTVSSLGGRIYLTANSDFDVARVHLKRLNSGEMLLLDVSAKTGAMMPKKVDIILPSNQAEPVESTPDLALEHQQNLQMAPEALLIRYAMQSLYSPMHAIEPLPGVMRSPMGLPKDVSSVVFAKWRVNARPIAAWQWQNSVVTAVQLSNLANQREPLDPRLVTLGGQCLVSRCQVAFSHPELGPAGSELSSVTAFIVTPGPLSTHLMPTPEFVPRPGGKR from the coding sequence ATGATACGCCTTTTCCTTATCCTCTCCATGATCGTCAGCACTCAAGTCGTTGCTCAAACGCCGCGTGCGATGGAATGGCAAGGTATTCCTTTATCGATAGTTTTGGATCCTCATCAAGAAAGCATCCTCGATATTGGTGAGCCAGTGAGCATCGCGATACCCGCTCACCTCAATCACACCTTAACCGTGAGTTCGCTCGGTGGACGCATTTATTTGACGGCCAACTCGGACTTTGATGTGGCACGTGTCCACCTTAAGCGCCTCAACAGTGGTGAAATGCTTCTGTTGGATGTCAGTGCAAAGACAGGGGCAATGATGCCGAAGAAAGTCGATATCATTTTGCCTTCCAACCAAGCTGAGCCAGTAGAGAGTACGCCAGACCTTGCCCTAGAGCATCAACAGAACTTGCAAATGGCACCTGAAGCCTTGCTCATTCGCTACGCGATGCAAAGCTTGTACAGTCCGATGCATGCCATTGAGCCCCTGCCAGGTGTCATGCGCTCGCCGATGGGACTGCCAAAAGACGTGTCATCCGTGGTCTTTGCTAAATGGCGAGTCAATGCTCGTCCTATCGCCGCATGGCAATGGCAAAACTCGGTAGTGACGGCGGTGCAATTGTCTAACCTCGCCAACCAGCGTGAGCCACTTGATCCACGATTGGTGACATTGGGAGGTCAATGCCTGGTCTCTAGATGTCAAGTCGCGTTCTCTCATCCCGAGTTGGGTCCAGCAGGCAGTGAGTTGTCGAGTGTGACGGCATTCATCGTCACGCCAGGCCCTTTATCAACCCATTTGATGCCGACGCCTGAGTTTGTGCCTCGCCCTGGAGGTAAGCGATGA
- a CDS encoding conjugal transfer protein TraG N-terminal domain-containing protein — MVVNDPLSALLTMEGWYIANKIMIVLNQTNLLIFMLTVIVFQVWVEVAQEGEDEGNKGLLSLNRTEVKMILATLVCLFAVLPMWPANVNTLQLDQDASERCGVGISSGATSSTQTTFNGERVLVPVWWSLWHSISQGITNAAVSSIPCHYDIERSMLQISQLDIRSEQLRQETQDFYEQCFTRARIAMKAAARKELVDQDDFDEANWLGGHYFMKTNPLLPKSSYNELQAEKAVFNFPYNASRDNPVQQQYSSAPVDTSAAYPYCNEWWESKNGRADGQRAGLKWRLFNDVEKHNTELVGEILDSRGFFGRFFGPELTPEDKADMLVQRVLSVENQSTDGRIVRGYGQVLNKTLDHEAREVWNGGVGYLGVELGHAIIGPAYFAIREAMPMIQAFMITVLIVASPIVLTISGFNMMTLMSLTLSYFGLQFLTFWWELCRSLDSKLIEGVYNMHDNFNPIIGMMNGMDNSILKLTMIVFYVIVPAVWFGILGYTSYKVNGVSIDSAVEKVNTTAQKGSDRVIKFIGNKV, encoded by the coding sequence ATGGTCGTAAATGATCCACTCTCAGCCCTATTAACCATGGAAGGTTGGTACATCGCCAACAAAATCATGATTGTCTTGAACCAAACCAACTTGCTTATTTTTATGCTGACGGTGATTGTGTTTCAGGTTTGGGTTGAGGTTGCCCAAGAAGGGGAAGATGAGGGCAATAAAGGTTTGCTGAGCCTTAACCGCACAGAAGTGAAAATGATCCTCGCGACTTTAGTGTGTTTGTTCGCAGTCCTCCCGATGTGGCCCGCGAACGTCAACACACTCCAGCTTGACCAAGACGCCAGCGAGCGCTGTGGTGTTGGCATCAGTTCAGGAGCCACATCATCAACCCAAACCACCTTTAATGGTGAGAGAGTGTTAGTCCCTGTTTGGTGGAGTCTGTGGCATTCGATTTCGCAAGGCATCACCAATGCTGCCGTTTCTTCGATACCGTGTCACTACGACATCGAGCGAAGCATGTTGCAAATTTCTCAGCTCGATATCCGCAGTGAACAGCTACGTCAAGAAACACAAGATTTCTACGAGCAATGTTTCACTCGCGCTCGTATCGCGATGAAAGCCGCCGCTCGTAAAGAATTGGTTGACCAAGATGACTTTGATGAAGCCAATTGGCTTGGGGGGCATTACTTTATGAAGACAAACCCCTTACTCCCCAAGAGTAGCTACAACGAGTTACAAGCAGAGAAGGCCGTGTTTAATTTCCCATATAATGCCTCACGGGATAACCCCGTACAACAGCAATACAGCAGCGCACCAGTCGATACCAGTGCAGCCTATCCTTACTGCAACGAATGGTGGGAGAGCAAAAACGGGCGTGCCGATGGACAAAGAGCGGGTCTGAAATGGCGTTTGTTTAATGATGTTGAGAAGCACAACACTGAATTGGTGGGGGAAATCTTAGACAGTCGTGGGTTCTTTGGCCGTTTCTTTGGTCCAGAGCTTACCCCTGAAGACAAAGCCGATATGTTGGTGCAACGTGTCTTAAGTGTTGAGAACCAATCCACGGACGGTCGCATCGTCCGTGGCTATGGCCAAGTGTTAAACAAGACGCTTGACCACGAAGCCAGAGAGGTTTGGAACGGCGGTGTGGGTTACTTGGGCGTGGAACTGGGTCACGCAATCATTGGCCCTGCCTATTTTGCTATTCGCGAAGCAATGCCTATGATTCAAGCTTTTATGATCACCGTTCTCATCGTTGCCAGCCCCATCGTTCTTACCATCAGTGGCTTTAATATGATGACGTTAATGTCACTGACTCTGAGCTACTTTGGTCTGCAGTTTTTGACCTTTTGGTGGGAACTGTGCCGAAGCTTAGACAGCAAACTGATTGAAGGGGTATACAACATGCACGACAACTTCAACCCAATAATAGGAATGATGAACGGCATGGATAATTCCATCTTAAAGCTGACAATGATTGTCTTTTACGTCATTGTGCCCGCTGTATGGTTTGGGATACTCGGTTACACCAGTTACAAAGTCAATGGCGTCTCGATAGACAGTGCCGTTGAAAAAGTAAATACAACAGCTCAAAAAGGAAGCGACAGAGTAATTAAATTCATAGGTAATAAAGTCTAA
- a CDS encoding ParB family protein, translating to MKNRKTIGRTLATKELISKSNSSEPHSQTFTLASGKKATFKLKHIDANRLKEVTFVEMSTNGRDQSALTEAAVSDITRTLGLNQFFPAIGRSCDDRRIEILDGSRRRAAAIFINTGLDVLVTDEHLTVADARQLAADIQTAREHNLREIGLRLTILRDNGMDQKDIALSEGMSAAKVSRAIQAASVPQSMLELFPVQSELTYPDYKMLLELDKAYSERQLDLSALVQSVGVQLEKVDSQLPAEQYKDVLIKLYKAEAQLQLSVPKKAKVITKQLRDFQEKDKFARRKEGNRTVNYEFSRMPKSLIKEIDEAVAQLLKQHFDD from the coding sequence ATGAAAAATCGTAAAACTATAGGTAGAACTCTTGCTACAAAAGAATTGATCAGTAAGTCAAATTCCTCAGAACCACATTCACAAACTTTCACCTTGGCATCTGGAAAAAAAGCGACCTTTAAGTTAAAGCATATTGATGCAAACCGACTCAAAGAAGTAACTTTCGTTGAGATGTCTACGAATGGGCGTGACCAGAGTGCATTAACTGAAGCTGCAGTATCCGATATCACACGTACTCTTGGGCTGAATCAATTCTTCCCTGCGATTGGCCGCAGTTGTGACGACAGGCGAATTGAGATCCTCGATGGCTCTCGCCGTCGTGCTGCAGCTATATTCATAAACACTGGGCTAGACGTTTTAGTAACAGATGAACACCTAACGGTAGCAGATGCTCGTCAACTTGCGGCAGATATTCAAACTGCTCGAGAGCACAACTTACGTGAAATTGGTTTGCGTTTAACTATTCTGCGTGACAATGGCATGGACCAGAAAGATATTGCCTTAAGTGAGGGGATGTCGGCTGCTAAAGTAAGTAGAGCGATACAAGCAGCATCAGTTCCTCAATCTATGCTGGAACTGTTTCCTGTTCAGTCAGAACTCACCTACCCTGACTATAAGATGTTATTAGAACTTGATAAGGCTTATTCAGAAAGGCAATTAGATTTATCTGCTTTAGTACAATCGGTTGGTGTTCAGCTAGAAAAGGTAGACTCTCAACTGCCAGCTGAGCAGTATAAAGATGTGTTAATCAAGTTATACAAGGCTGAGGCACAGCTACAGCTCTCCGTACCTAAAAAAGCTAAAGTCATCACTAAGCAGTTAAGAGACTTTCAGGAAAAAGACAAATTTGCGCGTCGAAAAGAAGGCAATAGAACGGTGAATTATGAATTTAGTCGTATGCCAAAAAGCCTTATTAAAGAAATAGACGAGGCGGTTGCCCAGTTACTGAAACAGCATTTTGATGATTAA
- a CDS encoding conjugative transfer ATPase, with product MLDRLVAPIRHFFLEGKTLDVPPLDYTVPPSFASHLPWIDVNSKGLVQLEDGRSWGLFFDVAPMVTEDKTQEQLHRIVRSVANTLGIFVDEDSPWVVQFFARDVDALQDMHERLLSQAKVDDAFTRAVFEEDRRHFELISRPQGIFSVNNRPWRARERQVRLAIYRWLPESASEPEQQANLKALKRFRRRLLAPSSFQDLGITLTPSNGESIHDWLSPFFNPSGVPGETHRYRDTRSPIDKDFSERLLRSSVRSDAEHGLWWFDGAHPVATRVMELDTWENDQFLAGAVFGDVLSDEDLEKSEKRPQHVLFDELPPGTMMAMTLVAQSKAQARERLGTVRGGAVGDEPELESIRQQCDDFNTLVENHPLWRGQIAFYVQGKSVAEVNDRTESLRATFDGRNLSLRFIKNSDQVAPLDSFLRWLPMNYNPAYDEKLWYCGWVWLEDMLSLSPLFGRARGTGSDLFHYFNRGGELMGFDPLRDHLSNAHLSLFGPSGSGKSATLVGMLLRALAMHRPRLFIIDAGNSFGLMGEFCKRHGLSVNHIKITGQSRGLMAPFADAKHLLGQALPQVTDDEALKAEHLNDDDHHDDEARDILGELEIMARLMITGGEKRELDDYRRADSSMVREAIKAAAENADAHQVQVRPTHVKDALLSFSQDEQRPQARRTRAGLMAESMAFFCEGLEGQIFDQDAEHWPEADVTIIDLGIYAKNGYEAQMATAYISLINRINSIAERDQHSGRDIIALTDEGHLVATNELLAPYAVKIVKMWRKLRAWFWMATQDVADYPAHARKMLNNNEWWVMLNMSEDELSNLSEFKHLNDTELTLLRSMRSEKNKYKEGVVTGMNNTFMQRFAVVPPALYLALGETDGEAKERRKILMDEHGMSDELDATLLKAREIEAYRRQHEEEV from the coding sequence ATGTTAGATCGCCTTGTTGCCCCCATTCGCCATTTTTTCCTTGAAGGCAAGACGTTAGATGTGCCGCCACTGGATTACACGGTGCCGCCCTCCTTTGCTTCTCATCTTCCATGGATTGATGTGAATTCAAAAGGATTAGTTCAGCTTGAGGATGGCAGGTCATGGGGGCTATTTTTTGACGTTGCTCCGATGGTAACGGAAGATAAAACACAAGAGCAGTTACATCGCATCGTTCGCTCTGTGGCCAATACGCTCGGCATTTTCGTTGATGAAGATTCCCCCTGGGTCGTGCAATTTTTTGCTCGCGATGTGGATGCCTTGCAGGACATGCATGAACGACTGCTTTCACAAGCCAAAGTGGACGATGCGTTTACCCGCGCCGTCTTTGAAGAAGACCGCCGACATTTTGAACTCATTAGCCGTCCCCAAGGGATTTTCTCGGTCAACAATCGGCCATGGCGAGCGCGTGAGCGACAAGTCAGGCTGGCCATTTACCGATGGTTACCCGAGAGTGCAAGCGAGCCTGAACAACAAGCCAACCTCAAAGCCTTAAAACGTTTTCGCCGCCGCCTGTTGGCACCGAGTTCATTTCAAGACTTGGGCATTACGCTAACGCCATCCAATGGTGAGTCTATCCACGATTGGTTGAGTCCTTTCTTTAATCCATCTGGCGTGCCAGGTGAAACACACCGTTATCGAGACACACGCAGCCCGATTGATAAAGACTTTTCCGAGCGCCTGTTGCGCAGCAGTGTTCGCAGTGATGCCGAACATGGCCTGTGGTGGTTCGATGGTGCCCACCCTGTTGCGACCCGAGTGATGGAGTTGGATACCTGGGAGAACGATCAATTTCTCGCAGGGGCCGTGTTTGGCGATGTCCTTAGCGATGAGGATTTGGAAAAATCAGAGAAGCGACCACAACATGTCCTATTTGATGAGTTGCCACCCGGCACCATGATGGCCATGACGCTGGTTGCTCAAAGCAAAGCCCAAGCTCGCGAACGGCTTGGTACGGTAAGAGGCGGAGCGGTTGGGGATGAGCCAGAGCTGGAATCAATACGGCAACAATGCGATGACTTCAACACGTTAGTCGAAAACCACCCGCTCTGGCGAGGGCAAATCGCGTTTTACGTACAAGGAAAAAGCGTGGCTGAGGTCAATGACCGAACCGAATCATTAAGGGCGACCTTCGATGGCCGCAATTTGTCATTACGTTTTATTAAAAACAGTGATCAAGTCGCGCCCCTCGACAGTTTCCTGCGCTGGCTTCCGATGAATTACAACCCAGCCTATGACGAAAAGCTGTGGTATTGCGGCTGGGTTTGGCTCGAAGATATGTTGTCTTTGTCGCCGTTATTTGGACGCGCAAGAGGCACGGGCAGCGATCTCTTTCATTATTTCAATCGGGGCGGTGAGCTAATGGGGTTCGATCCGCTTCGTGATCACCTTTCCAATGCACACTTAAGCTTATTTGGTCCTTCGGGCTCCGGTAAATCCGCTACCTTGGTAGGGATGTTGTTGCGAGCTTTGGCGATGCACCGCCCTCGCCTATTTATTATTGACGCGGGTAACAGCTTTGGCCTTATGGGGGAGTTCTGCAAGCGTCATGGCTTGTCTGTCAACCATATCAAAATCACCGGTCAATCGCGGGGATTAATGGCACCGTTCGCCGATGCCAAACACCTTCTTGGCCAAGCTCTGCCCCAAGTCACGGATGATGAGGCTTTAAAAGCTGAGCATTTAAATGATGACGACCACCACGACGATGAAGCAAGAGATATTCTCGGTGAGCTGGAAATCATGGCCCGGTTAATGATCACGGGCGGTGAAAAGCGTGAACTTGATGACTACCGCCGAGCCGATTCCTCCATGGTGCGAGAAGCGATAAAAGCCGCAGCAGAAAATGCCGATGCGCACCAAGTTCAAGTCAGGCCAACGCACGTCAAAGATGCCCTACTGAGCTTTAGTCAAGATGAGCAACGACCACAGGCTAGGCGAACTCGCGCCGGTCTCATGGCGGAATCCATGGCGTTTTTCTGCGAAGGGCTTGAAGGGCAGATTTTTGATCAAGACGCCGAGCATTGGCCTGAAGCCGATGTCACCATCATTGATTTGGGTATTTATGCGAAAAATGGCTATGAGGCGCAAATGGCCACCGCTTATATCTCGCTGATTAACCGGATTAATAGTATTGCAGAGCGAGACCAACACTCTGGCCGTGACATCATCGCTTTGACCGACGAAGGTCACTTGGTCGCAACCAATGAGTTATTGGCCCCCTACGCCGTCAAGATTGTAAAAATGTGGCGTAAGTTACGAGCTTGGTTTTGGATGGCAACGCAAGATGTCGCGGACTACCCGGCTCATGCCCGTAAGATGCTCAACAACAATGAGTGGTGGGTCATGCTCAATATGAGTGAAGATGAACTCAGCAACCTGTCTGAGTTTAAACACCTCAATGACACCGAACTCACCCTGCTGCGCTCCATGCGCTCAGAAAAAAACAAGTACAAAGAGGGCGTCGTCACAGGCATGAACAACACCTTCATGCAACGCTTTGCCGTCGTACCTCCTGCTCTCTATCTTGCGCTTGGTGAGACCGATGGCGAAGCGAAAGAGCGGCGCAAAATCTTGATGGATGAACATGGTATGTCCGATGAACTGGATGCGACTTTGCTCAAGGCGCGTGAGATTGAAGCGTACCGCCGACAGCATGAGGAGGAGGTTTAA
- a CDS encoding TIGR03751 family conjugal transfer lipoprotein: MRYRSPLFLAFSALLLNGCATNQQDTLPQPATDTQRVWQTQMGQGNASLAPQSGAVHRLSPAALASAQSDYARDSWRETTNVFPRLPNPDIVMYVLPHRAGALPVPGYSTVFPLYERVHYATPMESPANLPKEHF; encoded by the coding sequence ATGCGTTACCGTAGTCCTTTATTTTTGGCGTTCAGTGCCCTACTTCTCAACGGATGTGCAACCAACCAGCAAGACACCTTGCCTCAACCGGCCACCGACACGCAGCGCGTATGGCAAACTCAAATGGGGCAAGGTAACGCTTCTCTCGCGCCACAATCGGGGGCGGTGCATCGGCTGTCTCCTGCCGCTCTTGCGAGTGCGCAAAGTGATTATGCTCGCGACAGTTGGCGAGAAACGACCAATGTGTTCCCTCGGCTGCCTAATCCTGACATCGTCATGTATGTCTTACCTCATCGTGCCGGTGCTTTGCCCGTGCCTGGCTACAGCACGGTTTTTCCTTTGTATGAGCGCGTTCATTACGCCACGCCGATGGAGAGCCCGGCTAACCTACCGAAGGAGCATTTTTGA
- the radC gene encoding RadC family protein, with amino-acid sequence MNYKNSYGNGKLLKLEVNDFSEHYYKLTQPVTPQELLEIAHAMAADSFAKGEALSSPEHTKHILSGLLQGIEREVFGVLFLDNQHRIIKFETLFYGTIDAASVYPREVVKHTLMWNAAAVIFCHNHPSGIAEPSQADKRITRKLQDALSMIDVRVLDHFIVGETVISFAERGWV; translated from the coding sequence ATGAATTACAAAAACTCTTACGGTAATGGAAAGCTACTAAAACTTGAAGTTAATGATTTTTCAGAACACTACTACAAGCTTACTCAGCCTGTGACACCTCAAGAGTTACTAGAAATTGCCCACGCAATGGCTGCTGACAGTTTTGCTAAAGGTGAAGCTTTGAGTAGTCCTGAACACACAAAGCATATTCTCTCTGGCCTTTTACAAGGCATAGAAAGAGAAGTATTTGGTGTGCTGTTTTTAGATAATCAACATCGGATCATTAAATTTGAGACGTTGTTTTATGGCACAATTGATGCTGCTTCTGTTTATCCTCGTGAGGTTGTAAAACACACCCTAATGTGGAACGCGGCTGCAGTGATATTTTGTCATAATCATCCAAGTGGCATCGCTGAACCAAGTCAAGCTGACAAACGCATTACTCGAAAACTACAAGATGCATTAAGCATGATTGATGTGAGAGTGCTGGATCACTTCATTGTTGGTGAAACCGTAATTTCATTTGCTGAGAGGGGCTGGGTTTAA
- a CDS encoding TIGR03756 family integrating conjugative element protein — protein sequence MPNWFRRTVLSIMFTACTLPQPTSASTLTTPEIMASTACPDCLDYQVIGACLWLTCGLTGCHVATSLKVKHRLPDFVVMSYPETGNAPWKELAFMGAPNPMAKGGGHRSRGTVQGIDSPTLRFNNADVIGHPGAAVVFSMLSSFGFFIESRVTPLMPHYLSSLDPIGWRFDIPDRFTFDGLNPLNQSLGNFGDVTPRGGFVLQRHPFKASALAAFRALHLVTRANQSRVYQPFVLTSKAGFWPPGPVSATNSDTAFQMLLPKRQNDAKVWPEFDDTLMASDPYAKQMADDGQYAWNVWRRYKGCKRRGAKLLAHFGN from the coding sequence ATGCCAAATTGGTTTCGTCGGACAGTCCTGTCAATTATGTTCACGGCTTGCACCCTTCCTCAACCAACATCAGCAAGCACCTTAACCACACCAGAGATTATGGCCAGTACCGCCTGCCCTGATTGCCTTGATTACCAAGTCATTGGGGCGTGTTTATGGCTGACTTGCGGCCTAACGGGATGTCACGTTGCGACCTCGCTCAAAGTCAAACATCGATTACCGGATTTCGTGGTCATGAGTTATCCAGAAACCGGCAACGCTCCTTGGAAAGAGCTTGCGTTTATGGGCGCTCCAAATCCAATGGCCAAAGGTGGGGGGCATCGAAGTCGTGGCACGGTGCAGGGTATCGACAGTCCGACGCTTCGCTTTAACAATGCGGATGTGATAGGGCATCCTGGTGCGGCCGTGGTGTTTTCAATGTTGTCGAGTTTTGGCTTTTTTATTGAAAGTCGTGTGACGCCTCTTATGCCTCATTATCTTTCAAGCCTAGACCCGATAGGTTGGCGCTTTGATATTCCCGACCGATTCACTTTCGATGGCCTGAACCCTCTCAATCAATCACTGGGCAATTTCGGTGACGTTACCCCTCGTGGGGGATTTGTTTTGCAGCGCCATCCTTTTAAAGCCTCCGCTTTGGCCGCCTTCCGAGCGCTTCATCTCGTCACAAGAGCAAACCAAAGCCGGGTTTATCAACCTTTTGTCCTCACGTCAAAAGCAGGGTTTTGGCCTCCGGGCCCAGTCAGTGCGACGAACTCAGACACCGCTTTTCAAATGCTCCTACCAAAACGTCAAAACGACGCAAAAGTATGGCCTGAATTTGATGACACACTGATGGCCTCAGATCCGTACGCCAAACAAATGGCCGACGATGGCCAATACGCTTGGAACGTATGGCGACGTTACAAGGGCTGCAAACGACGCGGAGCAAAATTGCTCGCTCACTTTGGCAATTAA
- a CDS encoding TIGR03752 family integrating conjugative element protein: MIKSNPLIKVAAVAGTFVFVIVMVGLFRDGEAKVQSDDTNDNAPLTVTTDESQAQALQAFNDTPVDTIRTLNVAYQKSERDKVQLTQELEKTQQQMALQQQQSQQKVSAMETQLSELATRLNASLDTIENKFNEGHSSLRDHQQNLKEQWGELGLSDEQLATGTSNAFPSHYAQSHQVKTSQGNVANAGDMVWTHPMDATQDDKGQWILPDSQAIKSSVKQLQSFGQNFDDRTFDANQKKSTPIYTLHRGAILANAVSLTALMGRVPHHGKVTDPYPFSMIVGRQNLLANGFTLPEIQGAIVTGTVTGDWSLSCVRGVVESIDFIRQDGSILSFPEAQDQAIDSGFDGSTIKTQDLGFFADVNGNPCLNGQRISNAPEYLTTKGLLDATTAAAQAVAISQKTLSVDGGTSTATLTGSAAKNAVAESGAALSSTVSDFIQGRMGASFDIIYTPPNTVASIHIRKPITLSAPKEAVKVRYQTANQGGHYALP; the protein is encoded by the coding sequence ATGATAAAAAGCAATCCTTTGATCAAAGTGGCGGCCGTTGCTGGCACGTTTGTATTTGTGATTGTCATGGTTGGCCTCTTTAGAGATGGGGAGGCCAAAGTGCAATCCGATGATACCAACGACAATGCCCCACTCACCGTCACCACCGATGAATCTCAAGCGCAAGCCCTGCAGGCGTTTAATGATACGCCCGTTGATACCATTCGAACACTCAATGTGGCTTACCAAAAAAGCGAACGAGATAAAGTTCAACTGACTCAAGAGCTAGAAAAAACCCAGCAACAAATGGCGTTGCAACAACAGCAAAGCCAACAGAAAGTCAGCGCCATGGAAACTCAACTCTCCGAGTTGGCGACGAGACTGAATGCTTCCCTCGATACCATTGAAAATAAATTCAATGAAGGGCACTCATCTTTACGTGATCATCAACAAAACCTCAAAGAGCAATGGGGTGAGTTAGGACTCAGTGATGAGCAGTTAGCGACTGGAACGAGCAACGCTTTTCCAAGTCATTACGCTCAATCACATCAGGTAAAGACGTCACAGGGTAACGTAGCCAATGCCGGTGATATGGTTTGGACACATCCAATGGATGCCACTCAAGATGACAAAGGACAGTGGATATTGCCAGACAGTCAAGCCATCAAGAGCAGCGTCAAACAGCTCCAATCATTTGGCCAGAACTTTGATGACCGTACCTTTGATGCCAATCAAAAGAAAAGTACACCCATTTACACCTTACATCGTGGGGCGATCTTAGCGAATGCCGTTAGCTTGACTGCCTTGATGGGCCGAGTACCGCATCACGGCAAAGTCACCGACCCTTACCCATTTTCCATGATCGTAGGCCGCCAGAACTTACTGGCCAACGGCTTCACCTTACCAGAAATCCAAGGGGCCATCGTCACTGGCACCGTGACAGGAGATTGGAGCTTGTCGTGCGTTCGTGGTGTCGTCGAGTCGATAGACTTTATTCGTCAAGATGGCTCCATCTTGTCTTTCCCTGAAGCGCAAGATCAGGCGATTGATTCCGGCTTCGATGGCTCCACCATTAAGACACAAGATTTAGGGTTCTTTGCGGATGTCAACGGCAACCCTTGTCTTAATGGCCAGCGCATCTCTAATGCACCGGAATATTTAACCACCAAGGGGTTACTGGATGCGACCACAGCCGCCGCTCAAGCGGTCGCGATTTCGCAAAAAACCTTATCTGTTGATGGCGGAACCAGCACCGCCACATTGACGGGCAGCGCTGCAAAAAATGCGGTGGCGGAATCGGGCGCAGCATTGAGTTCGACCGTGTCGGATTTTATCCAAGGTCGTATGGGGGCAAGCTTTGACATTATTTACACCCCACCGAACACCGTTGCCAGTATCCACATTCGAAAACCCATCACTCTCAGTGCGCCCAAGGAAGCGGTGAAAGTGCGTTACCAAACAGCAAACCAAGGAGGCCATTATGCGTTACCGTAG